A genomic region of Prionailurus bengalensis isolate Pbe53 chromosome D1, Fcat_Pben_1.1_paternal_pri, whole genome shotgun sequence contains the following coding sequences:
- the PHLDA2 gene encoding pleckstrin homology-like domain family A member 2, whose translation MRTPGEVLREGELEKRSDSLFQLWKKKRGVLTPDRLRLFPAGPGARAKELRFHSILKVDCVERTGKYVYFTIVTTDRKEIDFRCAGESCWNAAITLALIDFQNRRALQDFRSRQERAAPAAPPESRPARAP comes from the coding sequence atgaGGACGCCCGGCGAGGTGCTGCGCGAGGGCGAGCTGGAGAAGCGCAGCGACAGCCTGTTCCAGCTGTGGAAGAAGAAGCGCGGCGTGCTCACCCCCGACCGCCTGCGCCTGTTCCCCGCCGGGCCGGGCGCGCGCGCCAAGGAGCTGCGCTTCCACTCCATCCTCAAGGTGGACTGCGTGGAGCGCACCGGCAAGTACGTCTACTTCACCATCGTCACCACCGACCGCAAGGAGATCGACTTCCGCTGCGCGGGCGAGAGCTGCTGGAACGCGGCCATCACGCTGGCGCTCATCGACTTCCAGAACCGCCGCGCCCTGCAGGACTTCCGCAGCCGCCAGGAGCGCGCCGCGCCCGCCGCGCCCCCCGAGTCCCGGCCGGCCCGCGCGCCCTGA